Proteins encoded together in one Priestia aryabhattai window:
- a CDS encoding hydrolase: MIKMLISAVLFFSFMNCSVSAAVIKNVDFGLQADEVVITFLPLSDGEASLIQDGSGETILVNTGNASSYPELKKWLKRYKVKKINQLMITKQQKYYDSNVQRAVNDYHIERIIVPAQYQAEFQAEQWKENDLFQLTGNIHVDVLHASKQKTAAMDLLFTIGEHRVLYAMSSSDEVEEKFLRIPLTHVDVLKIPNFGEGAFFSNAFLKQLDTQLAVAFTKPDRSYSPRLLSNLTSEWIELYDVREGSAYSIKMSLKSYDVMKFSAK, translated from the coding sequence ATGATTAAAATGTTGATAAGTGCTGTACTGTTTTTTAGTTTTATGAACTGCTCGGTTTCAGCAGCCGTCATTAAAAACGTAGATTTTGGTTTGCAAGCTGATGAAGTAGTGATCACCTTTTTACCTCTTTCAGATGGAGAAGCGAGTCTGATTCAAGACGGAAGCGGTGAGACGATTTTAGTGAATACCGGGAATGCATCTTCCTATCCCGAGCTAAAGAAGTGGTTGAAGCGATATAAAGTGAAAAAAATAAACCAATTAATGATTACGAAACAGCAAAAGTACTATGATTCAAATGTTCAGCGAGCTGTGAATGATTATCATATAGAGCGTATTATTGTCCCGGCTCAGTACCAGGCGGAATTTCAAGCAGAGCAGTGGAAAGAAAATGATTTATTTCAGTTAACAGGTAATATACACGTTGATGTTTTGCATGCATCGAAGCAAAAAACAGCGGCTATGGATCTATTATTTACGATCGGAGAGCATCGAGTTCTATATGCAATGAGCAGCTCAGATGAAGTAGAAGAAAAGTTTTTACGCATTCCTCTTACACATGTAGATGTATTGAAAATTCCTAATTTTGGAGAGGGAGCATTTTTTTCGAATGCATTTTTGAAGCAATTAGACACACAGCTTGCCGTTGCGTTTACTAAACCAGACCGTTCCTATTCCCCTCGACTACTTTCAAATTTAACATCTGAATGGATTGAATTATATGACGTAAGAGAGGGGAGCGCTTACTCTATTAAAATGTCACTAAAATCCTACGATGTGATGAAATTTTCTGCAAAATAA
- a CDS encoding cell wall elongation regulator TseB-like domain-containing protein has product MKKLIIVAVAAVLLIIGGISFSVYHSSVKDVQSAEEKAAAQAKKEFNLKSVTSTQPYFGNHAFYVVEGTNRSNQKVIAWMPKSKKQTAVLKKASSGITKEKAISIVKNDRNPQEIKSVRLGIENKKPLWEVTYVDKDKKHLTYYYLDFSSGEFIKRYSLSQS; this is encoded by the coding sequence ATGAAGAAGTTAATTATTGTAGCGGTAGCTGCTGTGCTTTTAATTATCGGAGGCATTTCTTTTAGCGTTTATCATTCATCCGTGAAAGATGTTCAATCTGCTGAGGAAAAAGCAGCAGCACAAGCAAAAAAAGAATTTAATTTGAAATCTGTCACAAGCACCCAGCCATATTTCGGCAATCATGCATTTTATGTAGTAGAAGGTACAAACCGAAGCAATCAAAAGGTAATTGCTTGGATGCCTAAAAGCAAAAAACAAACAGCTGTTTTAAAGAAAGCAAGCAGCGGGATCACAAAAGAGAAAGCCATTTCCATTGTAAAAAATGATAGAAACCCGCAGGAAATTAAGTCGGTTCGCCTAGGCATTGAAAATAAAAAGCCGCTGTGGGAAGTAACATATGTGGATAAAGATAAGAAGCATTTAACATACTATTATCTTGATTTTTCCAGCGGTGAATTTATAAAACGATACAGCTTATCTCAATCATAA
- the dinG gene encoding ATP-dependent DNA helicase DinG codes for MNKRFVVVDLETTGHSPKQGDKMIQFAAVIVEDGKIVERFSSFLNPGMDIPPFITQLTNIQNNMVKDAPLFEEISPEIIELLDDAYFVAHNVAFDLTFLQEELYQCGSETLYNSTVDTVELARILLPTVDGYKLSQLAEYLHIEHENPHQADSDAEVTARILLLLIEKLKKLPLTTLKQLYALSLHFKSEIGELIQQVMDDKSYAEDDSYEFVHGIALKKYQPHSANEKQHSHTYEIFETEKQKLFHQALPFFEERKGQWNMMNFVQECFTGNEHALIEAGTGIGKTYAYLVPAVFYASVHHHPVIISTNTVTLQQQIIEKDVPILEKMVPFPVTAAVLKGREHYISIRKFIQLLKERNNNYDAILTKAKLLIWLTETETGDSDEINLPSGGKLFWEQLNESNPSPSDFKHPWKLYSFYERAQNRAQNAHIVVTNHRLLLMDVMSNHELLPDYEQIIIDEAHHLEDIAGEELGERLDYFAVHALLNRIGTIQDKGLLKKVHHTLVKYSIELNTELLQNLFVQLHSECDDLFRLIHSFVQKRTGNQQGEIGRSSYRYKVEKEHGHYWTAIQEAASRIRFLIHDLLTWNDGARHSFDELYDKVTKNEQSSLHEFQTAVKGFEHISQQIEKLLFKQQSNHVTWFEIEPKGAANATYIYSQPTSVADTLADEFFAKKQSVILTSATLTVNGTFDYLIQELGLYDFQPAQLILPSEFDYEKQARVYIPQDMPAVNEVSLYEYSAMMAESILDVAKVTNGRMLVLFTSYDMLKATYSYLKELNDLEEFVLLGQGVTTRNRNRLLKDFSQFEHSILLGTNSLWEGIDLPGDLLSCLVIVRLPFSSPNQPLLTAKFEQMKREGKSPFMNYSLPQAVIRFKQGFGRLIRSKSDRGAVFIFDNRITRTAYGYHFLHSLPKVQVVQKTFSNILLNYQEWWNEKT; via the coding sequence GTGAATAAACGCTTTGTTGTGGTAGATCTTGAAACGACGGGACATTCTCCAAAACAAGGAGATAAAATGATTCAATTTGCTGCTGTCATAGTAGAAGACGGCAAAATTGTTGAACGTTTTTCTAGTTTTTTAAATCCTGGTATGGATATTCCGCCTTTTATTACACAACTAACTAACATTCAAAATAATATGGTGAAAGATGCGCCTTTATTTGAAGAAATTTCACCTGAAATTATAGAATTGCTAGATGATGCTTATTTTGTTGCACATAATGTGGCATTTGATTTAACTTTTTTACAAGAAGAACTCTATCAGTGCGGAAGCGAGACGCTTTATAATTCAACGGTAGATACCGTCGAACTTGCCCGGATTCTGCTGCCTACAGTTGATGGGTATAAACTTAGCCAATTAGCTGAGTATTTACATATTGAACATGAAAACCCTCATCAAGCAGATAGTGACGCAGAAGTAACAGCCCGCATTTTACTTTTGCTAATTGAAAAATTAAAGAAGCTCCCTTTAACAACCTTAAAACAGCTGTACGCGCTAAGTTTGCACTTTAAAAGTGAAATTGGAGAACTGATTCAACAAGTGATGGACGATAAAAGCTATGCAGAGGATGATTCCTATGAATTTGTCCATGGCATTGCATTAAAAAAATATCAGCCGCATTCAGCTAACGAAAAGCAGCACTCTCATACTTACGAAATATTTGAAACTGAAAAGCAAAAGCTGTTTCATCAGGCGTTGCCATTTTTTGAAGAACGAAAAGGGCAATGGAATATGATGAACTTTGTACAAGAATGCTTTACAGGTAACGAGCATGCCTTAATTGAAGCCGGGACCGGCATTGGTAAAACCTACGCTTATTTAGTACCTGCCGTGTTTTATGCTTCTGTTCATCATCACCCAGTCATTATTTCAACTAACACGGTAACGCTTCAGCAGCAAATCATCGAAAAAGATGTGCCCATTCTAGAAAAGATGGTTCCGTTTCCTGTTACAGCAGCCGTTTTAAAAGGAAGAGAACACTACATTAGTATAAGAAAATTTATTCAGCTTTTAAAAGAGCGTAATAATAATTACGATGCGATCCTCACAAAAGCGAAGCTGCTTATTTGGCTGACGGAAACCGAAACGGGCGACAGCGATGAAATAAACTTGCCTTCTGGCGGCAAACTTTTTTGGGAACAGCTAAATGAAAGCAATCCGTCTCCAAGTGACTTTAAGCATCCTTGGAAACTGTATTCTTTTTATGAACGAGCGCAGAACAGAGCACAAAATGCCCATATAGTGGTGACAAATCATCGCTTGCTGTTGATGGATGTAATGAGTAATCATGAGCTGCTACCTGATTATGAACAGATTATTATTGATGAGGCTCATCATTTAGAAGACATTGCCGGAGAAGAGTTGGGAGAGCGCTTAGATTATTTTGCCGTTCATGCACTATTAAATCGAATCGGAACCATTCAAGACAAAGGTCTGTTAAAAAAAGTTCATCATACGCTTGTAAAATATAGCATCGAGCTTAACACTGAACTTCTTCAAAATCTGTTTGTGCAGCTTCATTCTGAGTGCGATGACTTATTTCGTTTGATTCATTCTTTTGTCCAAAAAAGAACGGGCAATCAGCAGGGCGAGATTGGAAGAAGCAGCTATCGATATAAAGTGGAAAAAGAGCATGGGCATTACTGGACGGCTATTCAAGAAGCAGCGTCACGCATTCGTTTTTTAATTCACGATCTTCTTACATGGAATGATGGAGCACGACATTCCTTTGACGAACTATATGACAAAGTTACAAAAAATGAACAGTCGTCTCTTCATGAATTTCAAACGGCTGTTAAAGGATTTGAGCACATATCTCAGCAAATAGAAAAGCTTCTGTTCAAACAGCAGAGTAATCACGTAACGTGGTTTGAGATTGAGCCAAAAGGAGCAGCAAATGCTACGTATATCTATAGTCAGCCTACTTCCGTTGCCGATACGCTGGCTGATGAATTTTTCGCCAAGAAACAAAGCGTTATTTTAACATCGGCTACATTGACGGTGAATGGAACATTTGATTATTTAATTCAAGAGTTAGGGTTATATGACTTTCAGCCTGCTCAACTCATTCTTCCTTCCGAGTTTGATTATGAGAAGCAAGCTAGAGTCTATATTCCTCAAGATATGCCTGCTGTTAACGAAGTATCATTATATGAGTATAGCGCTATGATGGCAGAAAGTATTCTTGACGTAGCCAAAGTAACAAATGGTCGTATGTTGGTGCTTTTTACTTCATATGACATGTTGAAAGCTACGTATAGTTATTTAAAAGAGTTAAACGATCTTGAAGAGTTTGTACTGCTAGGTCAAGGAGTTACAACTAGAAATCGTAATAGACTGTTAAAAGACTTCAGTCAGTTTGAGCATTCGATTCTTTTAGGTACAAACAGCCTGTGGGAAGGAATTGATTTGCCAGGAGATTTATTATCATGTCTCGTAATTGTCAGACTTCCTTTTTCATCTCCAAATCAACCTCTGTTGACAGCTAAATTTGAGCAGATGAAAAGAGAGGGGAAAAGTCCTTTTATGAATTATTCACTTCCTCAGGCAGTTATCCGTTTTAAACAAGGATTTGGACGGTTGATCCGTTCAAAAAGTGACCGAGGAGCCGTATTTATTTTTGATAATCGTATTACACGAACAGCATATGGGTACCATTTCCTTCACTCACTTCCAAAAGTCCAGGTTGTTCAAAAAACGTTTTCGAATATCTTACTGAACTACCAAGAATGGTGGAATGAAAAGACTTGA
- a CDS encoding CCA tRNA nucleotidyltransferase — protein sequence MKEPFIHPLYIIEKLETAGYEAYFVGGAVRDLILNRTIGDIDIATSARPEQVMELFPKTIHVGIEHGTVVVVHENETYEVTTFRSEGEYDDFRRPSSVTFISSLIEDLHRRDFTINAMAMNAKGEIIDPFNGREDLRNQLIRTVGNAKERFHEDALRMMRAVRFVSQLAFSLSDQTKRAIQQYGELLRHVSIERITIEFEKMLSGKRPSLALALVADTELYRYLPQLNVDPQKFRSVCAHDWMMLQRVSESWTLLVHLLDIQDKQAFFKSWKLSNKQIKDIQLQSIGLQDVLENGWSKRIMYTIGEQASVSVNRILQLLRSNEYMNEHELLYIYSELPIHSLKDLDINGQDLLVWTGKKGGPWVSQLLKEIEEKVLYNELMNTKSSIRKWVQSCSQI from the coding sequence ATGAAAGAACCGTTCATTCATCCGCTTTATATTATTGAAAAACTGGAGACAGCCGGTTACGAAGCGTATTTTGTTGGAGGAGCGGTCCGGGATCTTATTTTAAATCGGACGATTGGAGATATTGATATCGCTACGTCAGCTAGGCCTGAACAAGTGATGGAACTCTTTCCTAAGACGATTCATGTAGGAATCGAGCATGGTACGGTTGTCGTTGTCCATGAGAACGAGACCTATGAGGTAACCACTTTTCGCTCTGAGGGAGAATATGATGATTTTCGTCGTCCGTCGTCCGTTACGTTTATTTCGTCTCTGATAGAAGATTTGCATCGTCGCGATTTTACGATCAATGCAATGGCTATGAATGCAAAAGGAGAAATTATCGATCCATTTAATGGAAGAGAAGATTTGCGAAATCAGTTAATTCGTACTGTTGGAAATGCTAAGGAACGCTTTCATGAAGATGCTCTTCGTATGATGAGAGCCGTTCGCTTTGTGAGTCAGCTGGCGTTTTCGTTGTCTGATCAAACTAAAAGAGCCATTCAACAATACGGTGAGCTGCTGAGGCATGTCTCTATTGAACGCATTACAATTGAATTCGAAAAAATGCTGAGCGGAAAACGTCCGTCTTTAGCACTAGCACTTGTAGCAGATACGGAACTGTATCGTTATTTGCCCCAATTGAATGTAGATCCGCAAAAATTCCGATCTGTTTGTGCACACGATTGGATGATGCTTCAGCGAGTGTCGGAGTCATGGACACTTCTTGTACATCTGCTCGACATTCAAGACAAGCAGGCATTCTTTAAAAGCTGGAAATTATCTAATAAGCAAATTAAAGATATTCAGCTTCAATCCATTGGTCTTCAAGACGTTTTGGAAAATGGATGGTCAAAGCGCATCATGTATACAATTGGAGAGCAGGCCAGCGTGAGCGTGAATCGTATTTTACAACTTCTTCGAAGCAATGAGTATATGAATGAACATGAGCTTCTTTATATCTATAGCGAGCTACCTATTCATTCTTTAAAAGATTTAGATATAAATGGTCAAGATCTTTTAGTGTGGACAGGTAAAAAGGGTGGCCCATGGGTGTCTCAACTGTTAAAAGAAATTGAGGAGAAAGTCCTATACAATGAGTTAATGAATACGAAATCTTCAATAAGAAAGTGGGTGCAGTCTTGCAGTCAGATATAA
- the panB gene encoding 3-methyl-2-oxobutanoate hydroxymethyltransferase — MKTKLDFLRMKQNNEPIVMLTAYDYPSAKYAEEAGVDMILVGDSLGMVVLGYDSTIPVTVDDMIHHTKAVKRGAADTFIVTDMPFMSYHVSKEDTMKNAARIMQESGAHALKVEGANDVLYTISELTQAGIPVVAHLGLTPQSVGVLGGYKVQGKEAKEAKQLIQDAIKCEQAGAIAVVLECVPKQVAKQVAERLSIPTIGIGAGADTDGQVLVYHDVLTYGVERVPKFVQSFAKINEPILQGLSQYVSEVKKREFPKETHTFSMKEEQLTALYGGK, encoded by the coding sequence ATGAAAACAAAATTAGACTTTTTACGTATGAAACAGAACAATGAACCAATTGTGATGCTGACTGCGTACGATTATCCGTCGGCTAAGTACGCTGAGGAAGCAGGCGTAGACATGATTTTAGTAGGCGATTCTCTAGGAATGGTCGTTTTAGGATATGACTCTACGATTCCTGTAACAGTAGATGATATGATTCATCATACAAAAGCGGTTAAAAGAGGGGCTGCTGATACATTTATCGTCACCGACATGCCATTTATGTCCTATCACGTGTCGAAAGAAGATACGATGAAAAATGCTGCTCGTATTATGCAGGAAAGCGGAGCTCATGCCTTAAAAGTAGAAGGTGCAAACGATGTTCTTTATACAATTTCAGAATTGACGCAAGCTGGTATTCCGGTTGTTGCACATCTCGGCTTAACGCCTCAGTCTGTCGGTGTCCTGGGGGGTTATAAAGTGCAAGGAAAAGAAGCGAAAGAAGCAAAACAGCTAATCCAAGACGCCATCAAGTGTGAGCAGGCGGGAGCTATTGCTGTTGTATTAGAATGTGTTCCTAAACAAGTAGCAAAGCAAGTAGCTGAACGCTTAAGCATTCCAACAATCGGAATTGGAGCAGGAGCTGATACGGATGGTCAAGTGCTTGTATACCACGATGTATTAACGTACGGAGTAGAGCGTGTGCCAAAATTTGTTCAGTCATTTGCGAAAATAAATGAGCCTATTTTACAGGGGCTTTCTCAGTATGTAAGTGAAGTGAAAAAAAGAGAGTTTCCGAAAGAAACACATACTTTTTCAATGAAAGAAGAGCAGTTAACGGCACTGTACGGAGGGAAATAA
- the panD gene encoding aspartate 1-decarboxylase codes for MFRTMMNAKIHRAHVTEANLNYVGSITIDEDIIDAVGIAANEKVQIVNNNNGARLETYVIPGERGSGVVCLNGAAARLVQPGDIVIIISYALVANEEVAHHHPTVAIMNEQNKIQQLLKQEPAGTIL; via the coding sequence ATGTTTCGCACGATGATGAATGCTAAAATACACAGAGCTCATGTAACTGAAGCCAACTTAAATTATGTTGGCAGCATCACCATTGATGAAGATATCATCGACGCAGTAGGAATCGCAGCAAACGAAAAAGTGCAAATTGTAAACAATAATAACGGAGCTCGTTTGGAAACGTACGTTATTCCCGGCGAACGTGGAAGCGGAGTAGTTTGTTTAAATGGAGCTGCTGCAAGACTCGTGCAGCCTGGAGATATTGTCATCATTATCTCTTATGCGCTCGTAGCAAATGAAGAAGTAGCTCATCATCATCCAACCGTAGCGATTATGAATGAGCAGAATAAAATCCAACAATTGCTTAAACAAGAACCAGCTGGTACAATTCTATAA
- a CDS encoding pyridoxal phosphate-dependent aminotransferase: MKLAKRVSALTPSSTLAITAKAKELKAAGHDVIGLGAGEPDFNTPQHILEAAVTAMNDGQTKYTPAGGLAPLKEAVIEKFKRDQGLTYSPSEIIVSTGAKHALYTLFQVLLDEGDEVIIPTPYWVSYPEQVKLAEGTPVFVEGSENNEFKITPEQLEAAITAKTKAVIINSPSNPTGMIYTREELQALGEVCLKHNIFIVSDEIYEKLVYGQNEHVSIAQLSPALKEKTIIINGVSKSHSMTGWRIGYAAGDATIIKAMTNLASHSTSNPTSIAQYATIAAYNGTQEPVEMMRQAFEERLNVIHEKLINIPGFSCLKPQGAFYLFPNAIEAAKLTGFDTVDAWVEAILEEEKVALVPGSGFGSPENVRLSYATSLDLLEKAVERIHSFMTRHMK, translated from the coding sequence GTGAAGTTAGCAAAACGTGTATCAGCATTAACGCCATCATCAACATTAGCGATTACAGCAAAAGCGAAAGAATTGAAAGCGGCTGGTCATGATGTGATTGGACTTGGAGCAGGGGAACCTGATTTTAATACGCCACAGCACATTTTAGAAGCGGCTGTCACAGCAATGAATGATGGTCAGACAAAATATACGCCAGCAGGCGGCCTTGCACCATTAAAAGAAGCGGTAATTGAAAAATTCAAACGCGACCAAGGCCTGACGTATTCACCTTCTGAAATTATTGTTTCTACAGGTGCTAAGCACGCACTGTATACGTTATTTCAAGTTCTATTAGACGAAGGTGACGAAGTGATTATCCCAACTCCTTACTGGGTAAGTTATCCTGAGCAAGTAAAGTTAGCAGAAGGCACACCAGTATTCGTTGAAGGTTCTGAAAATAACGAATTTAAAATCACACCTGAACAATTAGAAGCGGCTATTACTGCTAAAACCAAAGCTGTTATTATCAATTCACCAAGCAACCCAACAGGTATGATTTACACGAGAGAAGAGCTTCAAGCTTTAGGAGAAGTTTGCTTGAAGCACAATATTTTTATCGTATCAGATGAAATTTATGAAAAGCTTGTGTATGGTCAAAATGAACATGTATCGATTGCACAGCTTTCACCAGCGTTAAAAGAAAAAACAATTATCATTAACGGTGTTTCTAAGTCACATTCCATGACGGGCTGGCGCATTGGATATGCGGCTGGTGATGCCACAATTATTAAAGCGATGACAAACCTAGCGAGTCACAGCACGTCAAATCCAACATCTATTGCTCAATATGCCACAATTGCCGCTTATAACGGCACTCAGGAGCCGGTGGAAATGATGCGACAAGCTTTTGAAGAGCGTCTAAACGTGATTCATGAAAAGCTGATTAACATTCCAGGATTCTCATGCTTAAAACCACAAGGTGCTTTCTATTTATTCCCTAATGCAATTGAAGCTGCAAAGTTAACTGGTTTTGATACAGTTGATGCATGGGTAGAAGCTATTTTAGAAGAAGAGAAGGTAGCGCTAGTACCTGGATCAGGATTCGGTTCACCTGAAAACGTACGTCTTTCTTATGCTACATCATTAGATCTGCTAGAAAAAGCAGTGGAACGCATTCATTCATTTATGACCCGTCATATGAAATAA
- the panC gene encoding pantoate--beta-alanine ligase, translating to MKVITTIKDMQQEMKKEKQLGRSIGFVPTMGYLHEGHATLLQAARTENEVVALSIFVNPTQFGPNEDFDTYPRDFERDERVAKEANVDYLFYPSVEEMYKSSRSVAITVTDRVDVLCGQKRPGHFDGVATVLTKLFHIVAPARAYFGKKDAQQVAVVDGLIEDFNFPVELRAVDTVREADGLAKSSRNVYLTDKEREEAPVLFKSLQSALQLLESGEKHVEIIKQTIRKEIEQHTSGKVDYIDVYTYPELKTIKQAAGKIIIALAVQFSKARLIDNVIVDVQGDN from the coding sequence ATGAAAGTCATTACCACAATTAAAGACATGCAGCAGGAGATGAAAAAAGAAAAGCAGCTTGGACGTTCAATTGGATTTGTCCCGACGATGGGCTATTTGCATGAAGGCCATGCTACTTTGCTTCAAGCGGCTCGCACAGAAAACGAGGTAGTGGCGCTAAGTATTTTTGTGAACCCGACTCAATTTGGACCAAATGAAGATTTTGATACGTATCCAAGAGATTTTGAACGCGATGAGCGCGTGGCAAAAGAAGCTAACGTCGACTATTTATTTTATCCTTCAGTAGAGGAAATGTATAAGTCAAGCCGTTCAGTTGCTATAACAGTGACAGATCGTGTAGACGTATTGTGTGGACAGAAGCGCCCCGGCCATTTTGACGGAGTAGCCACGGTACTAACAAAGCTTTTTCACATTGTAGCACCAGCTCGTGCATACTTTGGTAAAAAAGATGCACAGCAAGTTGCTGTAGTAGATGGTTTAATTGAAGACTTTAATTTCCCAGTGGAGCTTAGAGCAGTAGATACGGTGAGAGAAGCAGATGGATTAGCTAAAAGTTCTCGTAACGTATATTTAACAGATAAAGAAAGAGAAGAGGCACCTGTTTTATTTAAGAGTTTACAAAGCGCTCTGCAGCTTCTTGAAAGTGGAGAGAAGCATGTAGAAATCATTAAACAGACCATTCGAAAAGAAATTGAGCAACATACGAGCGGTAAAGTGGATTATATCGATGTTTATACGTATCCAGAGCTAAAAACGATTAAGCAAGCCGCTGGAAAAATCATTATCGCTTTAGCTGTTCAATTCTCTAAAGCTCGTTTAATTGATAATGTAATTGTAGACGTACAGGGGGATAACTAA
- a CDS encoding biotin--[acetyl-CoA-carboxylase] ligase codes for MQSDIRRTLLEMFTNAHGDYVSGQKISDLLGCSRTAVWKHIEELRKDGYELEAVRKKGYRIVGKPNKVSSNELLLGLQTTKIGQYIHYEESVHSTQKIAHRIAQEGAKEGTVVVAEEQTAGRGRLDRAWYSPKYTGAWMSIILRPSIPPQQAPQLTLLSAVAVVQAIQEVTNLSPDIKWPNDVLLNGKKLVGILTEMQADFDRIHSVIIGIGINVNQQETDFNEQIKHIATSLRIEKGEEINRAALMQAFFLKLETLYEEYLKNGFGLIKVLWETYAISIGKRIIARTMTANIEGFAKGITDEGVLLIEDDEGVIHRIHSADIELSAKK; via the coding sequence TTGCAGTCAGATATAAGAAGAACGCTGCTTGAAATGTTTACGAACGCGCATGGAGACTATGTGTCCGGCCAAAAGATCAGCGATTTATTAGGCTGTTCAAGAACAGCTGTATGGAAGCATATCGAAGAGCTTCGAAAAGACGGATATGAACTTGAAGCTGTTCGTAAAAAAGGCTATCGCATTGTCGGAAAGCCGAACAAAGTAAGCAGCAACGAGCTTTTATTAGGGCTTCAAACAACAAAAATCGGTCAGTATATTCATTATGAGGAAAGCGTGCATTCTACTCAAAAAATTGCTCATCGAATTGCTCAAGAAGGAGCCAAAGAAGGAACGGTCGTAGTTGCTGAAGAGCAAACGGCAGGGAGAGGAAGACTTGATAGAGCGTGGTATTCTCCCAAATATACTGGCGCATGGATGAGTATTATACTGCGTCCTTCTATTCCTCCGCAGCAGGCTCCTCAGCTGACTTTACTATCAGCAGTGGCTGTCGTACAGGCCATTCAAGAAGTGACGAACCTTTCTCCAGACATTAAATGGCCTAATGATGTTTTATTAAATGGGAAGAAGCTAGTTGGGATTTTAACAGAAATGCAGGCTGATTTTGACCGGATTCATTCGGTCATTATTGGAATCGGCATCAATGTGAATCAGCAGGAAACGGATTTTAATGAACAAATAAAACACATTGCCACATCTTTACGTATTGAAAAAGGTGAAGAAATTAATCGTGCAGCTTTGATGCAAGCGTTTTTCTTAAAGTTAGAAACTCTTTATGAAGAATACTTAAAAAATGGCTTTGGTTTAATTAAAGTTCTTTGGGAAACGTATGCGATCAGTATTGGCAAGCGAATTATAGCACGCACGATGACAGCCAACATTGAAGGGTTTGCAAAAGGTATAACAGATGAAGGCGTTTTATTGATTGAAGATGATGAAGGGGTTATACACCGCATTCATTCTGCAGATATTGAGCTCTCTGCTAAAAAATAG
- a CDS encoding YpmA family protein, with product MESRIEVLSTVRVENSSDLYKIVDSLNRTLKKQDLMFGLALDEEDQSKAVFTIYRT from the coding sequence ATGGAAAGTAGGATTGAAGTATTATCAACTGTCCGCGTGGAAAATTCCTCGGATTTATATAAAATTGTTGATAGTTTGAATCGCACGTTAAAAAAGCAAGATTTGATGTTCGGATTAGCGTTAGATGAAGAAGATCAAAGCAAAGCTGTATTTACAATTTATCGTACATAA